The region TTGCATTTGGCTTTGCGTTGCTCAGTGAGCTCGACCTCTTCCAGTGCCTGATCAACGGCTTCCCTTCGATGCTGTTTGGAGCCGTAAACCCCATAGCTTTGAGCATAGAAATCGAGAAACTCCCAGGCAAATAAATCACTGGGTACCGGTGCTAAATCAGGCATATAACCAATCTTCTGGCGGGCAGCGCGGCTGTCCTCCAGTGCGTCGATTCCAGCGATCATCACGCTGCCATACGTCGGATAGAGGAGGGTGGACAACACCTTTAAGGTGCTCGTTTTACCTGCCCCGTTGGGTCCAACAAACCCGAAGATTTCACCTCGAGCTACCTCCATACTCAGGTCTTTCACGGCGGTGAAGTCGCCGTAGTCGACCCTGAGTTCGTCGATCTGGATGGCGGCAGGTGTAGTCATACACTTACGAACCAGAAAGGGGCGTGAGCTCGAGCATATCCCAATCGGGCGGCTGGGATGCGTGAAACCAGAATCCTCCAAAGCCACCAATAGCCAGGCCGAGGGCGAGTATTCCAAGATATTTCAACATGTCATTCGCAGTATGGCGGATGTGCCGCTGTCGGTCTGAGTGCTATTCTTCAGCAGTGGGTTGAGCCGTTTGCTGTGCAGCCCATTCCTGACTGAGCTCCGGGATACGAGGAATCGCCTTCATCAACTCGGGCATCATGACCTCCATGGACTTTTGCTGGATCTCTGGCATTTTCTCGAGACTGGCCTTGCCTGCTGCAGTGCTGTAAAAGTCCAAAAATCCGTCGAGTTCTTCCGGCGTGAAGATCGTGGCATAGGCTTCGGTCATACCCTCTTCAATCGCCTCAAAGTCCATCATTTCGATCATGAGGTCATACGTCCGTTTTTGAAGATCCGCATAGGCATCAGGGTCAACATTTCCAGGAACGAGTTGCTTCATATTTTGTGTCATCGCGTCCCGTTGTGCTGTGAGCCCTTCCTTAATCATCTTCTCGAAATTGGACAGGCGTATGACCTCCTCTGCCTTGGTTAAGGCATCCACGTCATCGGGCTGGTAATTTGACGAAGACAGGGCGATGACGATTTCCTTTCCAGTGTCATCTTTCAGGTAGAGTGTTTGTTTTTCCCGGTCGTAGCGCTCCAATTTGTGGCCTCGGAATGACTGGCCGATTTCTACCCAACGGCTTTGAGCTCCACCACCCGTCGAGAGTGAAAAGGCGACGCGATCTCCCATATCCAGGATGGCTTTGAAGGTGATGGAACTCGGTGTTTCCTGAGCCCAGGTGGTTGTGGTGACGAGCGCTGTTAAAAAGACAGCAAGGATGATTTTTTTCATGTTGGATGGGTTGGGTTGAATTGAATAAGAGTTCCTCAATAAACGAGACAGCTCGAAAGGTGGTAGAAAGGTTGTAAGGATTTAAGTTAACTGGTTTCAAGACTTGCTAAAACCTCATGCTTCATACGATCCGATTCCGTCGAGGTCTTCGGCATCTATGAGCGTCACACTGCTACAATTTGTTCACCCGGCCCTGGAAAAATCTCGGGTGAACCGTTATTTGCTGAATCAGGCGGCTGCACTTTCAGCGGTGCGCGTCCTCCTCGATGACAGTGAACGAGGGCAGGAAAGTTTGCAGGTTCAGACCCAGGTGCAGCTTGGCCGCTGCCTTGCGCCGACGGTGCTTGGCCCAGTCCATGCGGTTGGCATCCAGAGCAATAGTTGAAGAATCGATACTGTAAACAGTCTTTTTGAAACGACGGGGCAAACCCTCGTAGCGCCCCGCAGGTCCAAAGCCGGGAAACTGGTTTTGCAGATGATCGAGCATCTACCAGAACAAAGCCTCCATCATGTCGGCATTACGGTTTTTGTTGGCATTCGAGAGTCCGTTGCGACTCGGTGGCGTGGCACCCCGTATCGCGAACAGCTTCACGCTATGGCGGCGCAGCGCGTCACACAAATCTTTTAGCCCGATACAGTGTGTGAGCTGGCAATACAACAAACTGACCATGTGACTCCATGGCGAAAACGTCCTGCTCTTCTGATCGACCTGATACTCCTTTGCCAGCGAGCTGACCGGGTGTGACCAGAAGTGTGTGGAGTAAAATTTCGAATAATTGCATTTTATAGTGTACGAGCATACTGGGTATCCCTTTGGCTCCACTAGGTCCTAGATGTGGTATTTGGAGCAGATTGACCTCCGATCAATCTGCGATAATGCTTGGTTTCGATTTGGACTGCATTTTGTAGTAATCGATAAAATAGCATTCCTCTATGACGACTGGATCTGCGATTAAAACGGAAAGTAAACTCGTCCAGATAGGAGTCTAAGTGTCTAGGGCTGACTGCTCCTTGATGAGTTCCATCAAGCCATCGCTTCAGCAGTGAGGCAACCGTATGAATCTTTGGCAGCAGCTTTATGGCATCCAGTCCATCTTTACGACCTTGCACGCAGGTCCTTCGATGCTGATAACCCTTCTTCTCAATTCCTCGATAGGCTTGCAATCCATCACTATGAATCGTGCTTCTAGACTCGATTACATCTTCGATAAAACTGTGTAAGTGAACTCGGCTTGCATCAGGAATCACTCTCATGTGAGTACGCCCCATTTTCTTGCTTTGTCTTCGACGGCTATCGCGACAGGAGATTTGGTCTGGGTTTCTCGTCCATCAACATCAGCCTCGATGCCTCCAACAAAAGTTTCATCCACTTCGACAAACCCACTGAGTCGGTCTCGATTCGGACTTATCATGGCTCTTCTAAGTTTGTGCAACCAAGTCCAGGCTGTTGAGTATTTTCGTAAACCCAAAATATGCTGCAGGCTCTTCGCACTGACCCCTTGCTTATCACAGGTTACATGCCATATGGCTCGAAACCATAATCTCAAAGGCTTACGGGTTGCTTCAAAATGGTTCCTGCCGTGACAGTGGTTTGATGACGACATTTATTGCAAATGATTCGTCCACGCGATCCATGCCAGTAGTCCGACCCATCGCAGCAGGGACAAACAAAGCCATTCGGCCATCGAAGTCTAAATAAGTAATCACGGCAGGCCTGCTCATCTGGAAAAAACTCCTCCAGCTCCAAAAGACTTCTTGGATATTCTTCTGACATTCATGACCGAATACACCACATCTAGTGCCAGGTGGAGCCAAAAAGATACCTAGTGCAAGCGTTCACAAGCCTGAAATAGGCTTGGGATGACATCTAAAAAATCAGAGCTCAAACAAGAACGTATTCAAAAGACTATGGAGCGCTTGTCCGAGAACGACTTGCTCCTAGAACGGATCGAAGATTTTCTTGAAACCGCTTATAGCGATAAATCTGCCGCACTCGATGAGATTGAAACCAAGCTCATTGATTTATTGCGTGAAGTGGGCAATGAGAGCCTGGCTCAGTGGGCTGCGAGCAAGGAGAAGGCTGTTCACAAAGAGCTCAAAAGTGAGTATGAGCAGGTCCAACAGCGCGAAAAAAAACGCTCCATTTTTACACCACCTTCGGACGCGTCAAAATAACCGAGCGGATCTGGCGTACACCTAGCAAGTCCTATCTGCGTCGTCTCCCAGAGGCTCTGGGTGTCAGTTGCAGGGGGGTGTCAGGGCGCCTACGTGGTGCCTTATATGATTTTGGGTTAGAGGACTCGTTTCGTCGGGCCAACTTTTGTCTACAGCTTCATTATGGATTTAGCCTGAGCGCTGAGCGCATCCGTAAAGTAACCTTAAATCAGGCTCAAACTGAGCGCACTGGGCAACGTGAGCGCGAGCCGGTATCTAGCTTACCCAGCAAAGGAGCCGACGCCATAGTGAGCCAATGTGACGGCTCTATGGTGCGTATAGTCCACACGGCTGAGAATGGCGATGCTCGCAAGAAGCGAGATCTTGATTGGAAAGAAGCCCGTATCTGTGCAGCTCGCGCCTCGGGGACGGATAGCTCATATTACGAAGGCTTAATAGGGGATGTCCATGAGGTGGGACATGCTTGGGCACATGCAACGTTTGAGAGCTGGTTGGGCAGCCCATACCGTTATCCATTGTATGGGAGATGGTGCCTCTTGGATTGCCCAACAAGCCGGACTGCAGTTTCCAGGCAGTTCGTTTCTATTAGATCTTTACCATGTATGTGAATACCTCGCTGAGGCCTCAGAAGTCTGCGCCTTGAAGGAAAGTCCCCAGCGTTGGCAGAAGCGTCAAAGGACCAAACTATTAAAAGGAAAAGCGTCGCAGGTAATAGCGGAGCTAGAGGAAAAAAGTGAGGGGGCTGAAGTGCCCGACGAGCATTCCCCCGTTCGTCTTGCCTATCGCTATCTGAATAATCGAAAGGAGCAACTGGACTACCCCAAGGCCCTCGAAAACAACCTACCTGTAGGCACGGGAATGATCGAAAGTGCGCACAAACAAATCATCCAGCAACGGCTTAAAGGCCCTGGGATGGCTTGGCTGAGGACAAACGCAGATGCCTTAATCTCAGCCCGGGCCCACCGCGCCACCTACATCGAAAGTCAAGAATGGCTCAAAGAGGCCGCATGACTCCCCGCACTTCTGGTCACACCCCCTTTAGTCCGCATCGAATTTCGAGAATGAACGCCAAATTCTGAGTCAATGCTCTACCTCGCCCTTTCTGCTTTAAGACAGACACAGTCGGAGGGTCAGCATCTCAATTTAAGCTTAAAATTCAGCACGCGATTAAGCGCTTGCTTGAATAAGTCATTCTTGAACGATGACACTGGATTCATCGCCAAAACCTCCGTAAGACCAAAGATAGAGATGCGTGTGGACTATCTCGCAAAAGGAGAATTCTGAGAAAAAGCGATGAAGAGTTCAGCATCTGGTTTTTCATCTATCTCTTTAAACCCGGATTATGCTATGGCGCTCCAAAACCACCGCCACCCGGTGTGCGGATGAGAATCGATTCTCCCGCGGCGAAATAGCGGGAGATCATACCGGGGAGTGGGCGTAGATCTCCCGATGTGTCGATCCAGTATTGTTCCCCCGCAGCGCCTCCATCTCCACCGTCGAAACCCGATCCACCCGAGCGACGTCCCTGCATGAGAAGGGACACTGTCATTGGATTGAGAAATCGTATGCGACGCTCGATGCCACTTCCCCCTTCGCGTGTCCCGCGTCCACCTGAATTCTGCCGAACACTGAATTTCTCGAGAATAACAGGATAGCGTTTTTCTAGAATTTCCACGTCGGTGATCGCCGTATTGGTCATGTGGACATGCACAGCAGATGCACCGTCGTAGCCATCCCCTGCCCCCGAACCACCGCAAATCGTTTCGTAATAGCTTCGTGTCGCATCGCCGAAAATGAGATTATTCATCGTGCCTTGTCCGCCGGCCTGAAATCCTAAAGCCGAGATCAATGTTTCGACAATGCGCTGGCTCACTTCGACATTCCCTCCCACGACTGCTGGGCATTCTGCTGGGTTCTGCGTGAACTTGGGAGCTATGAATGACTCGGGTAGTATAATCGAGACACAGCGCATCAGGCCTTCATTGAGGGCCACTGGCTCATTAAGCCAGACACGCAGCACATATAACAAAGCGCTGCGAACGATTGCTTCATTTGCATTTAAACTATCTCTACGCACCGAAGCGGTCCCTGAAAAATCCACAGTCAGCCGCCTTCCTGCGACACGTAAGTCGACCGCAAGCGGCTCACCATCGTCGAGATGACCGGTGAAATGGAAATGACGGCCTTCGTGTCTCTCCAGTAAATCACGCATTTGCTGCTCCGACTCTCCCAGAATGCCCTCCATGCGTGCCAATACCGCATCCATGCCAAAGTCTTGGATGATCGCCTTAAGCTGCTTAGTGCCGGACATCAATGCAGCAAGCTGTGCTCTCAAATCAGACAAATTCTCGGCGATTCGGCGACTCGGATAGCGTGCGCTCATGAGGCAGCTTTCAATGGCATCTAATCGACTCTGGCCTTTTTCAACAATTCGCTGAGGAAAAAACACCACGCCTTCTTCCTCCAGATTCTTGGCAAAGGGTGACATCGATCCAGGCACGCATCCCCCTACCTCAGCATGATGAGCTCGGTTGACAAGGTAACCCACCCGAACACCCCGGTAAAACACGGGCATGAGCAGCGTAATATCGGGTAAATGCGACCCGCCAAACCCGGGATGGTTTGTGACGGCTACGTCCCCCTCTCCCAGATCAAGTTCAGAGACAACGCGTCGGACACACACGCCTAACGCGCCGAGGTGAACAGGAATGTGAGGCGCGTTGGTAATCAGTTCTCCCTGGGCACTAACGAATGCACAAGAGAAGTCTAAACGCTCTTTTACGTTCGTAGACACCGCGGTGCGCTCCAGCTGCTTACCCATCTCTTCGACAAGGCTATTGAAACGCTGAGTAAGGAGTGTCTTGGTGAGTAAATCCCCATTCATACGGGTCGAGGAGTGACGGAAGGCCGTCTCAGTCTCACGCTCAAGCATCCAACTCCCATGGCTGCCCCGATGCACAGACCATCCCGGCAAAACGAGCAGTGTTGTATAAGGATCTTCAATAACTTGAGAAACATCATTCACGGATTGGACGCGCTCAAAGATCTCTTCCTCAGGTTCCCTGATGGTCTCGACAAGTCGACAGCGTGCTACTGCGATCTCAATTACGCTGTGTTCGTCGACATAACCAAAACGTGAAGTATAAGCCGTGCGGAATCGAGTATCTAACTCGTTAGCAGTTGTTGGCATCGGCAGACTCAAAGTGGATTCTTGTCCACGAAACCGGCAATCCAGTTCAACGCGCGGTTCAGTTCCGATCCAATCAATTGCCTGCGCTCGCAGTGCTTCCATTGCCTGCTCCACACGCTCGCTCACGATCGAGAACTCCTCCAAACTCTGATCTATCTGGACTAAGGCGCTCGCTTCACGTCGAGCCTGAGCTAAGCCATAGGCCGAAAGTATTCCCGCATCGGCTGGCACCAGCACCGAATCCATATCCATGCTCTCGGCCAATGCGCAAGCATGCTGACCGCCAGCGCCTCCAAACGCAACGAGTGTAAATTGCCCCGGATCAAAACCATCCTTAATCGAAATCTGCCGCAACGCTTCACTCATGTGTTCATTAGCCAAAGCCCAAAAGGCATTCAGCACTGCATCTCGAGACGCTCCACATGTATCCAGAACCTGTTCCAGCACGCTCTCAGCTGCTTTCGAATCCAAGGGTACTTGAAACGCATCAGGCAACAGGTGCCCCAAAAGCAAATTGACATCGGTCACCGTCAACGGACCCCCGGCGCCATAGCATGCTGGGCCCGGAAAGGCGCCGGCGCTTTCAGGGCCCACGAAATACTGACCATCTCGGAAACTGCAGATCGACCCGCCTCCCGCCGCCACGGTCTCAATCCTCAGCGATGGGGCTTGAATACGCGCATCACCGACACGGTGTTCATTACGGAGTTCTGGCTCTCCAGATACGCGCGACACATCGGTGCTCGTCCCCCCCATATCAAAAGCGATTACCTGATGCAGACCTGCACGCTTCGCCACCGCAGCCACACCGATCACCCCTCCGGCAGGCCCACTCAGCAGGCCATCTTTCGCACGATAGTCACAGCGCGGCATCAAGCCGCCTGAACTACTCATGACTGACAATGAAGCATCCTGCAGAGGCATTTCGACACGATCTAAATAGCGTTTCATGATCGGGCCGAGATAGGCGTCAACAGCGGTAGTCTGAGCCCGAGGAAGAAACTTAGCCATCCCGGACAATTCGGCAGACGAGACGACATACGGGACACCCAGCTCACTCAATATATCCGCCACGCGCTTCTCATCTTCGGGATACGCATTCCCATGGATCAGACAAATTCCTGCGGCCTCACAACCGTCAACTAGGGAAGAAACCACGCGCTCCCGCACCCGATCCCAGGCTTCGGGTTCATGAATCGCTCTTCCATTGGCATCACGCCTGAGTGGAAGCCCAACAACGTTATGGGTCAACGCAGCTCTGGGCTGAATCTCTCTGGCAAAGAGGTCCGGACGACGCTGATCGTCGATACGGAATACATCTTCAAAACCCTCGTTTACAAAGAAAACTACCCGAGCCCCCTTACGCTCCAATAGAGCATTCGTGCCACGCGTCGTAGCTAACTTAAACTCCATTTTTGGAAGCGCATCTACCAGAGCTGTTTGAGTCAGAAGGCGTGCTCCCAAGATGGGGGCCTCCTCTCCAGCAGACAGCTCGACTAAATCACCCAGGCCAAAAGACAGTACATCTCCTGCTAATTTCAGCAGCGAACCGCTAGCCTCGATTACCCTCGTCGAAGCTTTTTTCGTCAATGCGCGCAAGGTGTAGCCTCGTAAAACTGACCCGTGAATCGGCGCGGCAAGCGAGACCTCTACTTCCTCTTGGTATACAGCAGAAATCGTCCCGCGCAGGGCTCCACTCGACAAGACCTTACAGCGCAACCATTGGCCATCAGAGTTTCGGCCGAGGCAGTCAGTAAACGTGCCTCCCGTATCAACACAAATCAGCCATGAATTCTGAGACATCGTCATGGTTCACTCTGCCCACAACGCTGTGGGATATTTTCCCTGTTCAAGAGATCTGTGAATTTCAGACCGAGCTACTGCCAGGTCTTCAGCATGGGTCACCCCGATCCACCGCTCGGGAGAAGCAAGCACGCGAACCACATGATTACTCATCCATTTGTTGAGCACATCAGGAAGACCAAATTCTTGCGTGGAACCAGGTAATTGATCCCCAGCGAACTGCTGTAAAGCCTGCTCCATCTCGATCCAGATTTCCTCAGGAAATCCCATAAGGTTCATCGAAACTGGAGTGGAGGGACTGAGGTCAACGGTGGCTGCAGTGTCATTTACGAGGCCTCGAACCCGGTTTTCCTCTAAAGCAAGCTCTTTGCACTCTATCACGCCGTTCAATAAACCGTGATCTGAGACGTCGCAAATGCCGCGAGACACGCCGCCCAGCGAAGATAGGGTTTGGTCGAGGCGGAAGCTCACCAAAGTCGCAGCGGTCGGGCTGTCTCGGAGCATACTTGCCAATATCGCAAAACTCTCTGCTCCATAGAAGTCATCTGCATTCATCACTGCGCAGGCTCCTCTAACCACGTCCCTTGCCGACCAAAGCGCATGACCTGTCCCCCAGGGTTTGGCGCGCTTTTCTAAAACCTCAGCAGACGGCAGCTCTGGAAAATCATCCGTTTCCTGAAAGACAATCGAGCAGTCCAAGCCATGCTCGAATCGCACCAAAACCGCGTTGCGGAAGTCTTGTTCGATTTCGCGCCGAATCACGAAAACAAAGCGTTCAAACCCAGCGCGCCGCGCATCGTACAAGCCATACTCGATGAGCGTCTCTCCAGAAGGTCCGACCGCAGCCAATTGTTTAGGACCGCCGAAACGGCTCCCCATCCCCGCTGCAAGGATCACCAAGGTCAGCGGTGGGTGCATGCGCTACTTTTTCTCCTCCTTAACGGGATTAGACAGAGTACCAATACCATCGATGCTGATATCGACACGATCGCCTTCCTTTAAAAATGCGGGTGGCTTCTGCGCCGCCCCCACACCTGAGGGAGTTCCCGTTAAAATAACCGTTCCAGGGACCAAGGTCGTACTTCCGCTCAAAAAACTGATTAAAGTCGGGATATCAAAAATCATGTCACCTGTATTGGTCTCCTGCCGAAGCTCGCCGTTTACGCGCGTCCGCATGCTGAGATCGTTAGGGTTCTCGATCTCATCCGTGGTCACCATGCAGGGGCCCAGTGGACAAAACGTGTCAAAAGTCTTACCGCGGGAAAATTGCCCCTCCCCCCACTCAAACTGCCAGTCACGCGCACTTACGTCATTTGCGACGGTGTAGCCCAATACGTAATCAAGGGCTTGCTCAGGTTTCACGTTGCGCGCGGCGCGTCCGATAATAACCGCGAGCTCCGCTTCATAATCGACCTTATGACTGACTAACGTGCGCGGGAGTAAAATAGGTTGGTTAGGATTTTGAACAGCATTCACCGCCTTCATGAAAAGCAATGGGTATTTTGGAAGTGGTTTGCCCGTCTCCTCGGCGTGGGCTCGATAATTCAGTCCGATCCCCAAAATGGCACGCGGATCAATCGGTGCCAGGAGCTGAGCCACGTCGGCATCTTGATCGGTGACATCGAAACTACCGAAGTCCCCCGTGATCACCTTTGGCAGCTGATCCTCACCGCGCCATTCGGCAAATCCCATATTTCCGTCCGAATCCAAATATCTGCAAATTTTCATATTTAAGAGACCAAGTCAGACTTTATGGCCGGATCGCGCAAGCAAACTGCTTTCCCAAGATAAATTCAAATCAACCTGCGTTCATTGTGAGTACTCAAACAGTTATCTTTTTCGTCCTTATTTTCGCCACTGTCCTAGGAGGTTTCCTAGTAAAGAGGCTGGCAGAATTTCTCTATGAAAAATCCTCTGAGAAGCACTGGCTCCGCAAAACGATCTATCTCTCAGTAAGCAAGTCGGCTGTTATT is a window of Opitutales bacterium DNA encoding:
- a CDS encoding DUF4372 domain-containing protein, whose amino-acid sequence is MEPKGYPVCSYTIKCNYSKFYSTHFWSHPVSSLAKEYQVDQKSRTFSPWSHMVSLLYCQLTHCIGLKDLCDALRRHSVKLFAIRGATPPSRNGLSNANKNRNADMMEALFW
- a CDS encoding UPF0236 family protein, which codes for MRWDMLGHMQRLRAGWAAHTVIHCMGDGASWIAQQAGLQFPGSSFLLDLYHVCEYLAEASEVCALKESPQRWQKRQRTKLLKGKASQVIAELEEKSEGAEVPDEHSPVRLAYRYLNNRKEQLDYPKALENNLPVGTGMIESAHKQIIQQRLKGPGMAWLRTNADALISARAHRATYIESQEWLKEAA
- a CDS encoding DUF2059 domain-containing protein, yielding MKKIILAVFLTALVTTTTWAQETPSSITFKAILDMGDRVAFSLSTGGGAQSRWVEIGQSFRGHKLERYDREKQTLYLKDDTGKEIVIALSSSNYQPDDVDALTKAEEVIRLSNFEKMIKEGLTAQRDAMTQNMKQLVPGNVDPDAYADLQKRTYDLMIEMMDFEAIEEGMTEAYATIFTPEELDGFLDFYSTAAGKASLEKMPEIQQKSMEVMMPELMKAIPRIPELSQEWAAQQTAQPTAEE
- a CDS encoding hydantoinase B/oxoprolinase family protein, with the translated sequence MSQNSWLICVDTGGTFTDCLGRNSDGQWLRCKVLSSGALRGTISAVYQEEVEVSLAAPIHGSVLRGYTLRALTKKASTRVIEASGSLLKLAGDVLSFGLGDLVELSAGEEAPILGARLLTQTALVDALPKMEFKLATTRGTNALLERKGARVVFFVNEGFEDVFRIDDQRRPDLFAREIQPRAALTHNVVGLPLRRDANGRAIHEPEAWDRVRERVVSSLVDGCEAAGICLIHGNAYPEDEKRVADILSELGVPYVVSSAELSGMAKFLPRAQTTAVDAYLGPIMKRYLDRVEMPLQDASLSVMSSSGGLMPRCDYRAKDGLLSGPAGGVIGVAAVAKRAGLHQVIAFDMGGTSTDVSRVSGEPELRNEHRVGDARIQAPSLRIETVAAGGGSICSFRDGQYFVGPESAGAFPGPACYGAGGPLTVTDVNLLLGHLLPDAFQVPLDSKAAESVLEQVLDTCGASRDAVLNAFWALANEHMSEALRQISIKDGFDPGQFTLVAFGGAGGQHACALAESMDMDSVLVPADAGILSAYGLAQARREASALVQIDQSLEEFSIVSERVEQAMEALRAQAIDWIGTEPRVELDCRFRGQESTLSLPMPTTANELDTRFRTAYTSRFGYVDEHSVIEIAVARCRLVETIREPEEEIFERVQSVNDVSQVIEDPYTTLLVLPGWSVHRGSHGSWMLERETETAFRHSSTRMNGDLLTKTLLTQRFNSLVEEMGKQLERTAVSTNVKERLDFSCAFVSAQGELITNAPHIPVHLGALGVCVRRVVSELDLGEGDVAVTNHPGFGGSHLPDITLLMPVFYRGVRVGYLVNRAHHAEVGGCVPGSMSPFAKNLEEEGVVFFPQRIVEKGQSRLDAIESCLMSARYPSRRIAENLSDLRAQLAALMSGTKQLKAIIQDFGMDAVLARMEGILGESEQQMRDLLERHEGRHFHFTGHLDDGEPLAVDLRVAGRRLTVDFSGTASVRRDSLNANEAIVRSALLYVLRVWLNEPVALNEGLMRCVSIILPESFIAPKFTQNPAECPAVVGGNVEVSQRIVETLISALGFQAGGQGTMNNLIFGDATRSYYETICGGSGAGDGYDGASAVHVHMTNTAITDVEILEKRYPVILEKFSVRQNSGGRGTREGGSGIERRIRFLNPMTVSLLMQGRRSGGSGFDGGDGGAAGEQYWIDTSGDLRPLPGMISRYFAAGESILIRTPGGGGFGAP
- a CDS encoding NTP transferase domain-containing protein — translated: MHPPLTLVILAAGMGSRFGGPKQLAAVGPSGETLIEYGLYDARRAGFERFVFVIRREIEQDFRNAVLVRFEHGLDCSIVFQETDDFPELPSAEVLEKRAKPWGTGHALWSARDVVRGACAVMNADDFYGAESFAILASMLRDSPTAATLVSFRLDQTLSSLGGVSRGICDVSDHGLLNGVIECKELALEENRVRGLVNDTAATVDLSPSTPVSMNLMGFPEEIWIEMEQALQQFAGDQLPGSTQEFGLPDVLNKWMSNHVVRVLASPERWIGVTHAEDLAVARSEIHRSLEQGKYPTALWAE
- a CDS encoding fumarylacetoacetate hydrolase family protein, coding for MKICRYLDSDGNMGFAEWRGEDQLPKVITGDFGSFDVTDQDADVAQLLAPIDPRAILGIGLNYRAHAEETGKPLPKYPLLFMKAVNAVQNPNQPILLPRTLVSHKVDYEAELAVIIGRAARNVKPEQALDYVLGYTVANDVSARDWQFEWGEGQFSRGKTFDTFCPLGPCMVTTDEIENPNDLSMRTRVNGELRQETNTGDMIFDIPTLISFLSGSTTLVPGTVILTGTPSGVGAAQKPPAFLKEGDRVDISIDGIGTLSNPVKEEKK